A DNA window from Porphyromonas gingivalis ATCC 33277 contains the following coding sequences:
- a CDS encoding DUF1661 domain-containing protein, whose translation MARKFFTSRTKTKKFSRHVFGSME comes from the coding sequence GTGGCGCGTAAATTTTTTACTTCCCGAACCAAAACGAAAAAATTCTCGCGCCACGTTTTTGGGAGCATGGAATGA
- the rlmN gene encoding 23S rRNA (adenine(2503)-C(2))-methyltransferase RlmN: MKQQTETEKKVVLLGMSLEELTTVALRMGMPRFAGKQLAEWIYVRRATDFAEMTNISQANRQKLAEIYDLGRYPWSDVQCSVDGTKKYLFPVGEGRFVESVLIPEGDRATLCISSQVGCKMDCLFCMTGKQGWNGNLSAAEILNQIFSVDEAAELTNLVYMGMGEPLDNTDEVLRSIEALTEPWGMGWSPKRITVSTIGAKGLERFLAESRCHLAVSLHSPFPEERRKLMPGEKAFPIMQTLDRIRAYDFSGQRRVSFEYIVFDGLNDDMRHADELAAILRGIPCRINLIRFHKIPAVSLRSSDTARMEAFRKRMESHGYTCTIRASRGEDIFAACGMLSTSKAESSEEKSS, from the coding sequence GTGAAGCAACAGACAGAGACTGAAAAGAAAGTTGTGCTTTTGGGTATGTCGCTCGAAGAGCTGACCACGGTGGCTCTCCGGATGGGTATGCCGCGGTTTGCAGGCAAGCAACTGGCCGAATGGATCTATGTGCGGCGTGCTACCGATTTTGCCGAGATGACGAACATATCGCAGGCCAATCGGCAGAAGTTGGCAGAGATCTACGATCTCGGACGCTACCCGTGGTCGGATGTACAATGTTCGGTGGACGGAACCAAGAAGTATCTCTTCCCCGTAGGAGAAGGGCGTTTCGTGGAATCTGTACTTATCCCCGAGGGCGACAGGGCTACGCTCTGTATCTCGTCTCAGGTCGGTTGCAAAATGGACTGCCTCTTCTGCATGACCGGCAAACAGGGATGGAACGGCAATCTCTCTGCAGCCGAGATCCTGAACCAGATTTTCTCCGTGGATGAAGCAGCCGAGCTGACCAATCTCGTCTATATGGGCATGGGCGAACCGCTCGACAATACGGACGAAGTGCTTCGCAGTATCGAAGCCCTGACAGAGCCGTGGGGCATGGGCTGGAGTCCGAAGCGCATAACAGTATCTACGATCGGTGCCAAAGGATTGGAGCGTTTCCTCGCAGAGAGCCGGTGCCATCTGGCAGTCAGCCTGCATAGCCCCTTCCCGGAAGAAAGGAGGAAACTGATGCCGGGTGAAAAGGCTTTCCCCATTATGCAGACGCTCGACCGGATCAGGGCCTACGACTTCAGCGGACAACGACGAGTGTCCTTCGAATACATCGTCTTCGATGGTCTGAACGACGATATGCGCCATGCCGACGAACTGGCCGCTATCCTCCGCGGCATCCCCTGCAGGATCAATCTGATCCGCTTCCACAAAATCCCTGCCGTGTCGCTCCGTTCTTCGGATACCGCTCGCATGGAGGCTTTCCGCAAACGTATGGAATCGCATGGCTATACCTGTACCATCCGTGCATCGCGAGGGGAAGATATATTCGCAGCCTGTGGCATGCTCTCCACGAGCAAAGCGGAGTCTTCCGAAGAGAAAAGCTCGTAA
- a CDS encoding adenylyltransferase/cytidyltransferase family protein: MFKDKTIVYTSGTFDMFHYNHLRMINYARSLADILIVGVSTDELVASYKAPPIIPFIERLQILEALKTPDIVIPQHTLDHTEIVKKLNIDAFVVGDDWNGKYDYLKDLGVQVFYFPYGTGVSSTKIKETIHDSYAKTLNEERQHKPKSVQNM; encoded by the coding sequence ATGTTTAAGGATAAGACTATCGTTTACACATCCGGGACATTCGACATGTTCCACTACAACCATTTGCGCATGATCAACTATGCGCGCAGTTTGGCAGACATCCTTATCGTTGGCGTCAGCACGGACGAACTTGTCGCTTCATACAAGGCGCCGCCCATTATTCCTTTTATCGAGCGCTTGCAAATCCTTGAAGCCCTGAAGACACCGGACATCGTGATTCCGCAGCATACATTGGATCACACGGAGATCGTCAAGAAGCTGAATATAGACGCTTTCGTAGTGGGGGACGACTGGAATGGCAAATACGACTATCTGAAGGATCTCGGCGTTCAGGTCTTTTATTTCCCTTACGGGACAGGCGTTTCCTCTACCAAAATCAAGGAGACTATACACGATAGCTATGCCAAGACGCTGAATGAAGAGCGTCAGCACAAGCCCAAGTCTGTCCAAAACATGTAG
- a CDS encoding SDR family NAD(P)-dependent oxidoreductase, whose product MAVGYALITGGTKGIGLAVARLLASRGYSLVLTYGHDQETARAVAGELAESAPSVELLQADATDAKGIDLIAEALEQRDITLQALIMNAGITCRTPFEEMTIDEWQRVFFANVHFPTFLIQRLLPRIERNNGCIIFTGSLMGIEPHGMALPYGVSKSAVHALTRNLVKHLEPYGIRVNAVAPGFVDTEWQKNKPAEIRRNIENKVALHRFATPDEVAEAFLFLLANAYCNGEVLTLDGGYSFR is encoded by the coding sequence ATGGCGGTCGGATACGCGTTGATTACGGGAGGAACCAAGGGCATCGGTCTCGCAGTAGCCCGTCTCTTGGCAAGCAGAGGATACTCCCTCGTTCTTACCTACGGACATGATCAGGAGACGGCGCGAGCAGTGGCGGGCGAATTGGCAGAGAGCGCTCCATCCGTAGAGCTGCTGCAAGCAGATGCTACCGATGCGAAAGGTATCGACCTGATAGCGGAAGCCCTTGAGCAGAGGGATATTACGCTGCAAGCTCTTATCATGAATGCCGGCATCACATGCCGCACGCCTTTCGAGGAGATGACTATCGACGAATGGCAGCGCGTATTCTTTGCCAATGTCCATTTCCCCACCTTCCTGATCCAACGCCTTCTGCCGCGTATCGAGCGCAACAACGGATGTATCATCTTTACCGGATCGCTCATGGGAATAGAACCGCACGGCATGGCTCTGCCTTATGGAGTGAGCAAATCCGCTGTACACGCTCTGACCCGCAATCTGGTGAAGCATCTGGAGCCTTATGGCATCCGAGTGAATGCCGTGGCACCGGGATTTGTAGATACGGAATGGCAGAAGAACAAACCGGCCGAAATACGCCGAAATATCGAGAATAAGGTTGCTTTGCATCGCTTTGCGACACCGGATGAAGTAGCCGAAGCCTTTTTATTTTTGCTCGCCAACGCTTATTGCAATGGTGAGGTCTTGACTCTTGATGGAGGCTACAGCTTCCGCTGA
- the pdxA gene encoding 4-hydroxythreonine-4-phosphate dehydrogenase PdxA has product MENKKLKVAISHGDINGIGYEILLKTFAEASILDLFTPVIYGSAKVAAYYRKTLELDLESWNQVSSAAEAVEGRVNLVNCIPEDAKVEMGVCSPQAGAYAIKALDMAIQAVKQGDADVLVTMPINKAAMPQDIFPYKGHTEYLQAQAGIEGEDALMILAQDKLRTALVTMHEPIARVPSLITREQILDKLKAFDRSLRMDFGIVRPRIAVMALNPHAGDSGLIGTEESDTIRPAVQEAEEQGLLVFGPYAADGFWGSDMALHFDGILSMYHDQGLIPFKTLCMDRGVNVTAGLSIVRTSPDHGTGFDIVGKGEASPDSFRAAIYQAIDIYRSRASWRSATRNPLRKSYFERGNDNEKLPQTEDEH; this is encoded by the coding sequence ATGGAGAATAAAAAGCTGAAAGTGGCCATTTCCCATGGCGACATCAATGGTATTGGGTATGAAATTCTGCTTAAGACCTTTGCCGAAGCCTCGATACTGGATCTCTTCACGCCTGTCATATACGGATCCGCCAAGGTGGCAGCCTATTACAGGAAGACCTTGGAGTTGGATTTGGAAAGTTGGAACCAAGTATCCTCGGCAGCCGAGGCGGTAGAGGGCAGAGTGAATCTGGTAAACTGCATACCCGAAGACGCCAAAGTGGAGATGGGCGTTTGCTCTCCTCAGGCCGGAGCCTATGCGATAAAAGCTCTGGACATGGCTATCCAAGCCGTGAAGCAAGGCGATGCGGATGTGCTGGTGACCATGCCGATCAACAAAGCAGCCATGCCGCAGGACATCTTTCCATACAAAGGCCATACGGAATACCTGCAGGCCCAAGCCGGCATAGAGGGCGAAGATGCGCTGATGATCCTGGCGCAGGATAAGCTCCGCACAGCTTTGGTAACGATGCACGAGCCGATAGCACGCGTGCCATCGCTTATCACTCGGGAGCAAATCCTGGACAAGCTGAAGGCTTTCGATCGCAGCCTCCGCATGGATTTCGGTATAGTACGTCCGCGGATAGCCGTCATGGCTCTGAATCCGCATGCCGGCGACAGCGGACTGATCGGCACCGAGGAAAGCGACACGATCCGGCCGGCGGTGCAAGAGGCAGAAGAGCAGGGATTGTTGGTGTTCGGCCCTTATGCCGCTGACGGTTTTTGGGGGTCGGATATGGCTCTGCATTTCGATGGCATTCTGTCCATGTATCATGATCAGGGGCTGATCCCTTTCAAGACTCTCTGCATGGACAGAGGGGTCAATGTGACGGCAGGGCTTTCCATCGTACGCACTTCGCCGGATCATGGTACAGGCTTCGACATCGTCGGCAAGGGCGAGGCTTCGCCCGATTCTTTTCGCGCAGCCATCTATCAGGCGATCGACATTTATCGTTCACGGGCATCGTGGCGATCGGCTACGCGCAATCCTCTCCGAAAGAGTTATTTCGAGCGGGGCAATGACAATGAGAAATTGCCGCAAACAGAAGATGAGCATTAA
- a CDS encoding UvrD-helicase domain-containing protein, which produces MKRSKQLRIYTASAGSGKTHTLTGEYLRLALRTRGAFRYIQAVTFTNKATAEMKERILEELYGLAVGGSSPFAEELMQELALTTEQLQVRAQEVLTEILNDYSSLRVKTIDSFFQEVMRAFSHELGLPGGFRIEMEQKAVLEQAVVRLLHSLGEKDTSDVENWIRRLAEDLIEEGRGHNIRREIVSLGDELFKEQLLLLSEEGKLPTKAAIHRYQTEMNKLMEGFEQRRLSIARRAEEIVTIAGISFYNFKGGTKGGILEFAKVLKGGEVKPPTKTFMAMAEGDPETTLYAKTTPATTQAAILSAYQSGLKECLTEMAALYLGREWQEYSTAKQSLPFLNRLGIISDLWRQIEGIRQEENKMLISDAPSLLHRIIDGSETPFVYDKIGVRIEHEMIDEFQDTSSLQYENFKPLLSESLAHGKYNLLVGDAKQSIYRFRNADRRLLTEVVSRDFAETSERVNLPYNWRSTPEIIEFNNSLYKHLPQILCEAMTREAETMAMPDPKLPEEINRTFMQTYADVEQLVPPAKVDRHGSVCIYLPSPASSEEAEANLSWEEQILQDLPRFIIGLQKRGYAPSDIAILVRKTYQAREIARAMLSYQPEPDEEDYPLIPMSDESLSLSGAASIRFLSNLLKFISRPQSDALRQIAYLSYEELRKEKGLAPTEEGNFSAAELAEFANLRRRSLYELAEGLVSFFHSYLPEREMPYLIAWLDLINDFGHERSADLHSFLQWWDETGHAKSRISSAPNSQAVTLMTIHKAKGLGFRVVLIPFLDWNLDDEAAHRHILWCKIDPARSPFNILPVVPIRYKKEMAQTMFAADYFRERADILLDNLNLLYVATTRAKDEMHLWLHPSQKPESLSTVGDLIHLALASLDENKTESDMYCWGSPVISARQKTTDHPSSGLSFTLPKGSLSAVADRLAIRPEGSEFYRRHKPLYHGHVMHRILADIVLAKDIEPALERYVSGGIVTRDEAIELADRLSVVTSDSRLSRWFDGSGRVLNEQDILLPEGEQRRPDRIILYDDHTDIVDYKFGAVRKVHHAQMENYIRLLVSMGYPSVRGYLWYLPNNEIVGV; this is translated from the coding sequence ATGAAACGCTCCAAGCAACTCCGCATTTATACAGCTTCGGCGGGTTCCGGCAAGACTCATACACTTACCGGCGAATATCTTCGTTTAGCCCTGCGTACGCGCGGGGCTTTCCGTTATATACAGGCTGTCACGTTCACGAACAAAGCCACTGCCGAAATGAAGGAGCGTATTCTCGAGGAGCTGTACGGTCTGGCTGTGGGCGGATCGTCCCCTTTCGCCGAGGAGCTGATGCAGGAGTTGGCTCTGACTACCGAGCAGCTACAAGTCAGAGCACAGGAAGTCCTGACCGAAATACTAAACGACTACTCTTCTTTGCGAGTCAAGACCATTGACTCCTTCTTTCAGGAAGTAATGCGTGCCTTCTCGCATGAATTGGGACTGCCGGGTGGTTTTCGGATCGAGATGGAGCAGAAGGCCGTGCTCGAACAGGCTGTCGTCCGTCTGCTGCACAGCTTGGGAGAAAAAGATACCTCCGACGTCGAGAATTGGATCAGGCGTTTGGCTGAAGACCTGATCGAAGAGGGGCGTGGACATAACATCCGCAGGGAGATAGTCAGCTTGGGTGATGAGCTTTTCAAAGAACAGCTACTCCTGCTATCCGAGGAAGGCAAACTACCGACCAAAGCTGCCATTCATCGCTATCAAACCGAAATGAACAAGCTGATGGAAGGCTTCGAACAGCGACGTCTGTCTATTGCACGTCGGGCGGAAGAAATCGTCACCATAGCCGGAATCAGCTTCTACAATTTCAAAGGAGGTACCAAAGGAGGTATCTTGGAGTTTGCCAAGGTGCTCAAAGGAGGAGAAGTCAAGCCTCCCACAAAGACCTTTATGGCGATGGCAGAAGGCGATCCGGAGACCACACTCTACGCCAAAACCACTCCTGCCACCACCCAAGCAGCCATCCTCTCGGCCTACCAATCCGGTCTCAAAGAGTGTCTGACCGAAATGGCAGCACTCTATCTCGGCAGGGAATGGCAAGAGTATTCCACGGCCAAGCAGTCGCTTCCCTTTCTAAACCGGCTTGGTATCATCTCCGACCTTTGGCGACAAATCGAAGGAATCAGACAAGAAGAGAACAAAATGCTCATTTCCGATGCTCCGTCTCTATTGCACAGGATCATCGACGGGAGCGAGACCCCTTTCGTCTATGACAAAATCGGGGTACGCATCGAACACGAAATGATCGATGAATTTCAAGATACCAGCAGCTTACAGTACGAAAACTTCAAGCCCCTGCTGTCCGAGAGTTTGGCTCACGGCAAGTACAACCTCCTCGTCGGCGATGCCAAACAGAGTATATACCGCTTCCGCAATGCCGACCGGCGTCTGCTCACAGAGGTCGTCAGTCGGGATTTTGCCGAAACATCGGAGAGGGTCAATCTACCATATAATTGGCGAAGCACTCCCGAAATAATCGAGTTCAACAACTCCCTCTACAAGCATCTGCCACAAATCCTCTGTGAGGCTATGACTCGCGAAGCCGAGACGATGGCAATGCCCGATCCTAAGTTGCCGGAGGAGATCAACCGTACATTCATGCAGACCTATGCCGATGTGGAGCAGCTTGTGCCACCGGCTAAAGTAGACCGGCATGGAAGCGTCTGCATTTATCTTCCGTCGCCGGCATCATCAGAAGAAGCGGAAGCCAATCTTTCGTGGGAGGAGCAGATCTTGCAGGATCTTCCCCGTTTTATCATCGGTCTGCAAAAAAGAGGGTATGCTCCTTCGGATATTGCTATTCTCGTGCGCAAAACTTATCAGGCTCGCGAGATAGCTCGTGCCATGCTCTCTTATCAACCCGAACCGGATGAAGAGGACTATCCCCTTATCCCGATGTCGGACGAATCTTTGTCGCTGAGTGGAGCAGCATCAATTCGTTTTCTATCGAACCTACTCAAGTTTATATCCCGCCCCCAATCCGATGCTTTACGACAGATCGCCTACCTGTCGTACGAAGAACTCCGCAAGGAGAAAGGCTTAGCTCCTACAGAGGAGGGCAACTTCAGTGCCGCAGAGCTTGCAGAATTTGCCAACCTTCGTCGTCGCTCCTTATACGAATTGGCAGAAGGATTGGTCTCTTTTTTCCATTCATACCTACCTGAAAGAGAGATGCCCTATCTAATTGCTTGGCTGGATTTAATCAATGATTTCGGTCACGAACGATCTGCCGATCTGCACTCTTTCCTGCAATGGTGGGACGAAACGGGGCATGCCAAAAGCCGTATTTCCTCCGCTCCCAACAGTCAGGCCGTCACGCTAATGACCATTCACAAGGCGAAAGGTCTAGGCTTCCGCGTTGTTCTTATTCCTTTCTTGGACTGGAATCTGGACGACGAAGCAGCACATCGACACATCCTCTGGTGCAAGATCGATCCTGCCCGCAGTCCTTTCAATATCCTGCCCGTAGTGCCGATCAGATATAAGAAGGAGATGGCACAAACAATGTTTGCCGCAGATTATTTCCGAGAAAGAGCCGATATTCTCCTTGACAACCTCAATCTTCTTTATGTGGCTACGACACGAGCCAAGGACGAGATGCATCTGTGGTTACATCCTTCCCAAAAGCCCGAATCGCTCTCTACCGTGGGAGATCTTATACATTTAGCTCTTGCTTCCTTGGACGAGAATAAGACAGAGTCCGATATGTACTGCTGGGGAAGTCCGGTCATATCCGCGAGACAAAAAACGACAGATCACCCCTCTTCTGGCTTATCTTTTACCCTGCCCAAAGGAAGTCTCTCGGCCGTAGCCGACCGCTTGGCTATCCGGCCTGAAGGCAGTGAATTTTATCGCAGGCACAAACCGCTTTACCACGGACATGTAATGCACAGAATCCTTGCCGACATCGTTCTCGCCAAGGACATCGAGCCTGCTCTTGAGCGTTATGTGTCGGGAGGAATCGTCACGAGAGATGAGGCGATCGAATTGGCCGATCGCCTATCTGTTGTCACTTCGGACAGTCGATTGTCTCGTTGGTTCGATGGTAGCGGACGAGTTCTCAATGAACAGGATATTCTCCTCCCGGAAGGGGAGCAGCGTCGTCCCGATCGGATCATTCTCTACGACGATCACACAGACATCGTAGACTATAAATTCGGAGCAGTTCGCAAAGTTCATCATGCACAGATGGAGAATTATATCCGGCTGCTCGTCTCGATGGGCTATCCATCCGTCCGCGGCTACCTATGGTACCTACCGAACAATGAGATAGTTGGCGTATGA
- a CDS encoding CDP-alcohol phosphatidyltransferase family protein, giving the protein MNENDKEYQASLKSLETENIIDRKFYRPIGFYFAKLLSRTRVTPNMVTILSIFVGLGGGLCFVHTPYDLRWAVAGILCMVVANIMDCIDGQLARLTGIKSEIGRILDGIAGDIWFACIYICFIIRLTAEYPDALGSMTTGILIAVGLLSGISHLVQAAVTDYYKTLHLFFISPEKGKEFERSTSIRRRVKAMPHGVNRLFSSLYYYYTLIQERATPRLQRLLDQLEADYPQNTIPETLRQHLRKDSRRIMNIVDFLTFNGRTIPLFLIVLSGHIWLYFVFEILILNTVLVLGIRRHEAMCRHHLKERR; this is encoded by the coding sequence ATGAACGAAAACGACAAGGAGTACCAAGCCTCTCTCAAATCACTGGAGACGGAAAATATAATTGACCGGAAATTCTACCGTCCGATAGGTTTTTACTTTGCCAAGCTTCTCAGTCGTACAAGGGTAACGCCCAATATGGTTACGATCCTGTCCATCTTTGTCGGATTAGGCGGCGGGCTGTGCTTCGTGCATACTCCTTATGATCTCCGTTGGGCTGTGGCCGGTATTCTATGTATGGTAGTGGCTAATATCATGGACTGCATCGACGGACAGCTGGCTCGTCTGACCGGGATCAAGAGTGAGATCGGGCGTATTCTCGACGGCATTGCCGGAGACATTTGGTTCGCATGCATCTATATCTGCTTCATCATTCGTTTGACAGCAGAGTATCCCGATGCCTTAGGTTCGATGACCACCGGTATCCTGATTGCCGTCGGTCTGCTCTCGGGAATCAGCCATTTGGTTCAGGCTGCGGTTACGGACTACTACAAAACGCTCCATCTCTTTTTCATCAGTCCGGAGAAGGGGAAAGAGTTCGAACGATCCACATCCATACGTCGCCGTGTAAAGGCGATGCCACACGGAGTGAATCGTCTTTTCAGCTCGTTGTACTACTATTATACGTTGATACAGGAACGTGCGACGCCCCGGCTGCAAAGGCTTCTCGACCAATTGGAGGCCGATTATCCGCAGAATACCATCCCCGAAACGCTTCGGCAGCATCTGCGTAAGGATAGCCGCCGAATCATGAATATCGTGGACTTCCTTACGTTCAACGGCCGTACCATTCCTCTTTTTCTTATCGTCTTGAGCGGTCATATTTGGCTCTATTTCGTGTTCGAAATACTGATTCTGAATACAGTGCTCGTCCTCGGTATCAGACGACACGAGGCCATGTGCAGACATCACCTGAAAGAGAGGCGGTAA
- a CDS encoding lysophospholipid acyltransferase family protein has translation MSDSRPEVLTEEDVLRLFPVLGGERRLTRRLLKALKITDINAVHARHINLRGAEFAHAALTDPTINVSYRLHGAEHLEEMRKGGAFTTVSNHPFGSLDGIMLIDIIGSVRPDYSVLVNGFLSMISCLRDSFIPVAPLKGMAGGLDSKHNVSGVKEVLNRLQNGQPVGFFPAGGISVYKGNRNRVMDSEWQASCAKMILVSQVPVYPIFFSGRNSWYFHFLGWLSWAIRTPRIPAELFNKRGHIFDVYIGDPIPPETIARFEKNPRELALFLYDRTYRLAPGHKKNK, from the coding sequence ATGTCAGACTCACGTCCGGAAGTTCTTACCGAAGAAGATGTACTTCGTCTTTTTCCCGTACTGGGAGGGGAGCGACGACTGACGCGCCGGTTGCTGAAAGCCCTCAAGATAACGGACATCAACGCCGTCCATGCCCGTCATATCAATCTGCGTGGAGCAGAGTTTGCCCATGCTGCACTGACTGACCCCACCATCAATGTCAGCTACCGGCTGCACGGGGCAGAGCATTTGGAAGAGATGCGCAAGGGCGGTGCCTTTACAACGGTATCCAATCACCCGTTCGGCTCTCTGGATGGCATTATGTTGATCGATATTATCGGATCGGTACGTCCCGATTATAGCGTATTGGTCAATGGTTTTCTGTCCATGATCAGCTGCCTGCGCGACAGCTTCATACCGGTGGCTCCACTCAAAGGAATGGCCGGAGGACTTGACAGCAAGCACAATGTATCCGGAGTGAAGGAGGTACTGAACCGTCTTCAAAACGGTCAGCCGGTCGGCTTCTTCCCGGCCGGAGGAATATCCGTCTATAAAGGCAATCGCAATCGGGTGATGGACAGCGAATGGCAAGCCAGTTGTGCCAAGATGATACTCGTCAGTCAGGTGCCCGTTTATCCGATTTTCTTCAGTGGCCGCAATTCCTGGTATTTTCACTTCCTCGGATGGCTGAGCTGGGCTATTCGGACTCCGCGCATCCCTGCCGAGCTATTCAATAAGCGAGGGCATATTTTCGATGTCTATATCGGCGATCCGATCCCGCCAGAGACTATCGCTCGCTTCGAGAAGAATCCGCGCGAGCTGGCTCTTTTCCTCTACGACCGGACTTATCGTCTTGCCCCCGGACACAAGAAAAACAAATGA
- a CDS encoding DUF4837 family protein — protein sequence MKRNTRLLFVVPAFFAVFAMACACQGGTAGKSFTNSTGSPGEMMLVMDDQYLGSPVGEAIYVAMTEVAPALNQNEPIMAVSRVSEKDFTGFLRYIRNVLQIDINPDIFTKTSLKYGYDQWANGQLVVLINSPATDSLTAYVESNKSAIQNLFIRHELFLFGQLWQKDCSADADQRVQRMFGYHINVPADILSHKEGKDFLWMSNNQMRRRKDFLVYTFPYREASDLGLDRMVEVRDSVLKANIEGSDAGSYPVTERMLLKHRYVYPGDQKRGEVHGIWRMEGGQMMSGPFVAQAFVDGDRVVVVEGFVYHPNEKKRDLMRQMEAALYSMRPKAEKEFDPSIIRKARWTTLK from the coding sequence ATGAAACGCAATACCCGTTTATTATTCGTTGTGCCGGCTTTTTTCGCAGTTTTTGCGATGGCTTGTGCATGCCAGGGAGGGACGGCCGGCAAGTCGTTCACCAACTCTACAGGATCTCCGGGCGAAATGATGCTGGTCATGGACGACCAATATCTGGGATCGCCTGTCGGCGAAGCCATCTACGTGGCAATGACCGAGGTGGCTCCGGCTCTGAACCAAAACGAGCCGATCATGGCTGTTTCGCGCGTATCGGAAAAGGATTTTACGGGCTTCCTCCGCTATATCCGCAATGTGCTGCAGATCGACATCAACCCCGATATATTCACCAAGACTTCTCTCAAATACGGCTATGACCAGTGGGCTAACGGTCAGCTCGTCGTGCTGATCAACAGTCCTGCGACAGATTCACTGACGGCCTACGTCGAATCCAACAAATCGGCCATACAGAACCTCTTTATCCGCCACGAGCTTTTCCTCTTCGGCCAGCTTTGGCAGAAAGACTGCAGTGCGGATGCCGACCAGCGCGTACAGCGTATGTTCGGATACCATATCAATGTGCCGGCCGATATACTCAGCCACAAGGAGGGCAAAGACTTCCTGTGGATGTCCAACAATCAGATGCGCCGGCGCAAGGATTTTTTGGTCTATACTTTCCCCTATCGCGAAGCATCGGATCTGGGACTCGATCGCATGGTGGAGGTGCGTGACTCCGTGCTCAAAGCCAATATAGAAGGTTCGGACGCAGGGTCTTATCCCGTCACGGAGCGTATGCTACTGAAGCATCGCTACGTCTACCCGGGCGACCAAAAGCGAGGCGAAGTGCATGGTATCTGGCGTATGGAGGGAGGACAAATGATGTCCGGGCCTTTCGTGGCACAGGCTTTCGTCGATGGAGATCGGGTAGTAGTGGTGGAGGGTTTCGTATATCATCCCAATGAGAAGAAACGCGATCTGATGCGGCAAATGGAAGCGGCACTATACAGCATGCGTCCGAAGGCCGAGAAAGAGTTCGATCCGTCCATTATCAGGAAAGCTCGCTGGACTACACTCAAATAA